The following are encoded in a window of Halalkalicoccus jeotgali B3 genomic DNA:
- a CDS encoding amidase — MNDEPTSERRTVLKGLGAVGFGTFTAGTAGARTATDDTNHFEVIETTVAEFHSAVESGSINAEGITKRYLARIKAYDDELNSLITINTNAVNRAQHLDREYEDSGTVGPLHGVPVVLKDNHDTRDMPTTAGSVALADSLPPEDAFVVQQLREAGAIILAKANLQEFAYGVDTVSSLGGETSNAYDLNRRPSGSSGGTAAAIAANLGLLGTGSDTCSSNRSPPAFNNLVGIRPTIGLLSRSGIIPLSETQDTVGPMTRTVADAAAMLEVLAGYDPEDPVTARGATAIPDEGYTDCLNDDGLQGARIGVIRDYFDLQDGELELEEENEAVVSVLEKAIGDIEAEGATIVDSVDVIDQEFLSGARVTDLEFKRDLNAYLESLGNDAPVDSMEEILESGQIHPEVAARIEEAGIPDVDVESLGENPDYLERLVRRTEIRDIVLQTMVEQDLDALLYPPSTVPPVSIEENQPFSEMNCELSAHSGLPAIVVPAGFTGDGLPVGVELLGREFAEPRLIELAYAYEQAVQHRCPPNKFGPL; from the coding sequence ATGAATGACGAACCGACATCGGAAAGACGAACTGTTCTAAAAGGTCTTGGTGCTGTAGGTTTCGGCACGTTCACTGCAGGTACTGCAGGAGCGCGAACCGCTACAGATGATACCAATCATTTCGAAGTTATTGAAACGACCGTTGCCGAGTTTCACTCAGCGGTCGAATCTGGATCAATTAACGCCGAGGGGATTACTAAACGGTATCTAGCGCGAATCAAAGCGTATGATGATGAACTCAATTCGTTAATTACGATAAATACCAACGCCGTCAACCGCGCGCAACACTTAGATAGAGAATACGAAGATTCTGGGACAGTTGGCCCTCTGCATGGCGTTCCTGTCGTTCTCAAAGATAACCACGATACACGTGACATGCCGACGACGGCGGGGTCAGTTGCCTTGGCCGACTCCCTTCCTCCAGAAGACGCGTTTGTGGTTCAACAACTGCGCGAAGCAGGCGCAATCATCCTCGCCAAAGCGAACCTCCAAGAATTCGCCTACGGCGTCGATACAGTCAGTTCGCTCGGTGGAGAGACGAGTAATGCATACGACCTCAACCGACGGCCGTCGGGATCAAGTGGCGGTACTGCAGCTGCTATCGCCGCAAATCTCGGATTACTCGGAACAGGGTCGGACACCTGTTCGTCGAATCGATCTCCTCCAGCATTCAACAATTTGGTCGGGATTCGGCCCACGATCGGACTACTGAGTCGGTCAGGAATTATCCCATTAAGTGAGACCCAGGATACAGTCGGACCGATGACGCGGACGGTTGCTGACGCGGCAGCGATGTTAGAGGTGCTCGCCGGCTATGATCCTGAAGATCCAGTGACGGCAAGAGGAGCTACTGCAATCCCAGATGAGGGATACACGGACTGCCTAAACGATGACGGTCTCCAAGGGGCACGAATTGGTGTCATCAGAGACTACTTCGATTTACAGGATGGCGAACTCGAGCTTGAGGAAGAAAACGAGGCTGTAGTATCGGTGCTAGAGAAGGCAATCGGCGATATAGAAGCCGAGGGTGCAACTATCGTGGACTCGGTCGATGTGATCGATCAGGAGTTCTTAAGTGGGGCTCGAGTCACTGACCTCGAATTCAAACGCGATCTCAACGCGTATTTAGAGAGCCTCGGAAACGACGCTCCCGTCGATTCAATGGAAGAGATACTTGAATCGGGACAGATACACCCGGAGGTAGCCGCGCGGATAGAAGAAGCAGGGATTCCCGATGTAGATGTCGAATCACTAGGAGAGAACCCCGACTACCTTGAGCGTCTAGTGAGGCGGACCGAAATCAGAGATATTGTACTTCAGACAATGGTTGAGCAGGATCTCGATGCGCTTCTCTATCCTCCATCGACGGTACCGCCAGTTTCAATTGAGGAAAACCAACCATTTAGCGAGATGAACTGTGAGCTGAGTGCGCATTCTGGCCTTCCTGCAATTGTTGTCCCCGCTGGATTCACTGGCGATGGACTTCCAGTAGGGGTAGAGTTGCTGGGACGCGAGTTCGCGGAACCAAGGTTGATTGAACTAGCGTACGCGTATGAACAGGCGGTCCAACATCGCTGTCCTCCCAACAAGTTCGGGCCACTTTAG
- a CDS encoding serine hydrolase domain-containing protein, translating to MPGNDRHKGVQRGLNISRRMALKLGSATGLMALAPSTVGGSTGSEPGTGSAQSYYDDWPIDDGMLIPGPEFESEWQRRRYEYGLQWHAKQLANGVFVVGRDPDEYIRNDLTGFEFNANWHLNHLHRWEDIDIDIDYDAERVTLSADGVTPRTAVHHGGGLGVSILPRGEDDVFFDPVDVSTDLPPADEMEWPMGDIDAIEEDHPDVDYGTLEHAFDALFDNESYEDPQLTRGVVVIYDGKIVGERYAEGFDQDTRHIGWSMGKSIASTVVGTAVKDGHINVDDPAPVDLWHTDDRSPGPRGLTKDPPTSEDPWGPPHVGNNYYNDEYPDPRSDIRVRDLLDMTSGLEFNRSAEEEDETPAWGPADDHIYVYYGAVDAAEWSRDNHLRHAPGTVFQYRNSNPILSANDVVRGAIGLEQGSKEHLCYPRNKLFDKIGARSLVVDPDPYGNFLMQGHDWATTRDFARFGLLHLQDGQFAGEQVLPPWWTDEVIQPSAAEDGYGGLWWLNTNQESQEDVPADAYWASGVSDQRIHVIPSEDLVIARNGHTDVADWNYVNSTIIDAVNS from the coding sequence ATGCCAGGTAATGACAGGCATAAAGGGGTGCAACGTGGATTGAATATCAGTCGTCGAATGGCGCTCAAGCTTGGAAGTGCTACTGGATTGATGGCTCTTGCACCGTCGACAGTCGGTGGATCAACCGGCTCAGAACCGGGTACTGGCTCAGCACAGTCGTACTACGATGACTGGCCCATCGATGATGGTATGCTAATACCCGGTCCGGAGTTCGAAAGCGAATGGCAACGGCGACGATACGAATATGGTCTCCAGTGGCATGCGAAGCAATTAGCTAACGGAGTATTCGTTGTCGGTCGGGATCCCGATGAATATATCAGAAATGATTTGACAGGGTTCGAGTTCAATGCCAATTGGCACCTAAATCATCTCCATCGATGGGAAGATATTGATATCGACATAGATTACGACGCTGAACGGGTTACACTCTCAGCCGATGGTGTGACACCACGGACAGCCGTGCATCACGGAGGAGGTCTTGGTGTGAGCATTTTGCCGCGGGGGGAGGATGATGTATTCTTCGATCCAGTTGACGTTTCTACAGACCTGCCTCCAGCCGATGAGATGGAGTGGCCGATGGGAGACATAGATGCAATTGAAGAAGATCATCCGGACGTAGATTACGGAACCCTAGAGCATGCGTTTGATGCACTGTTCGATAATGAGAGCTATGAGGATCCCCAACTCACCAGAGGTGTCGTAGTCATCTATGACGGCAAAATTGTTGGAGAGCGATATGCTGAGGGATTCGATCAAGACACCAGACACATTGGTTGGTCAATGGGGAAGAGTATCGCGTCTACTGTAGTCGGAACAGCGGTTAAAGATGGCCACATTAACGTGGATGATCCAGCACCAGTAGATCTATGGCATACTGATGATCGCTCTCCAGGTCCACGAGGGCTGACGAAAGACCCCCCGACATCGGAGGACCCGTGGGGTCCCCCACATGTTGGTAACAACTATTACAACGATGAATATCCTGATCCACGAAGCGACATCCGGGTCAGAGACCTACTCGATATGACTAGCGGATTGGAATTCAACCGGTCAGCGGAGGAAGAAGATGAAACTCCCGCCTGGGGCCCTGCTGATGATCATATCTATGTCTATTACGGAGCGGTCGATGCTGCCGAATGGTCAAGAGATAACCACTTAAGACATGCACCAGGGACGGTATTTCAGTACCGGAACTCTAACCCAATCCTATCTGCGAACGATGTGGTTCGTGGAGCCATCGGTCTAGAGCAGGGGTCGAAAGAACATCTCTGCTACCCTCGAAACAAACTGTTCGACAAGATTGGTGCACGGAGCCTGGTGGTTGATCCGGATCCGTACGGAAACTTCCTGATGCAGGGACATGATTGGGCAACTACGCGAGACTTCGCTAGATTTGGGCTCCTTCATCTTCAGGATGGTCAGTTCGCCGGCGAACAGGTGCTGCCACCATGGTGGACCGACGAAGTCATACAACCATCAGCTGCCGAGGATGGCTATGGGGGCCTTTGGTGGTTGAATACGAATCAAGAGAGCCAGGAGGATGTGCCTGCAGATGCTTACTGGGCATCGGGTGTATCGGATCAGAGAATCCACGTCATCCCGTCGGAGGATCTGGTCATCGCACGAAATGGTCATACTGACGTAGCCGACTGGAATTACGTCAATTCGACAATCATTGACGCTGTCAATAGCTAA
- a CDS encoding DNA-binding protein — MADLIIQSAVKNTLTDHNVSADFYDALDKEVEELLEDAAQRAADNDRKTVQARDL; from the coding sequence ATGGCAGATCTCATCATTCAGTCGGCGGTCAAGAACACGCTCACTGACCACAACGTGTCGGCGGATTTCTACGACGCACTCGACAAGGAAGTCGAGGAGTTACTCGAGGATGCAGCCCAGCGAGCAGCTGACAACGATCGGAAGACGGTTCAGGCTCGCGACCTCTAA